One Paenibacillus riograndensis SBR5 DNA segment encodes these proteins:
- a CDS encoding non-ribosomal peptide synthetase — translation MDDTSIIKKYILEQIKAQSMDSEMALRMLKELTHKEKKDSNEIAIIGISCKFSNAGNTREYWSNIVNSVGCIRDLPQVRKTDLDPLMNYAEMDAYFQAGFIEEIDKFDAAFFRISPREAMLMDPKQRLFLETVYHAIEDSGYAGRKIYGSDTGMYVGHDHSGDLKISYASLIKDSDMIAMTGTYPGILASRTSYIFNLKGPCLVVDTACSSGLVSVHLACNALKNEECSMAIAGGVNLFLLPQQTGMMSEIEAGNGQISIFDKNAKGTMWGEGISALVLKPLNRAIEDGDHIYAVIKGSAINNDGASNGITAPSAEAQGELIVRAWENAKIDPETIAYIETHGTGTILGDPIEIKGIANAFKKYTARKQFCGIGSVKPNIGHTVAASGIASLIKTVMAIKEGIIPPSINFREPNPLINFSNSPVYVSDRARAWESGAEPKRAGVSSFGFSGTNCHIVLEEAPARAVNAESPHPVEILTLSAKNKKSLQELIANYVQFLNEDGEFDLPGLCYTANTGRKHCEYRVCLKIKDKAELIREMNKLNDNPIHLPNLKKLSHAEDRELKNSARQKVEAYNKSGRTETDILNEICSLYEKGGEVDWESLYEGEKRGKISIPVYPFLKERHWVNAPRRKTAEPDEEEQEGLWQNSLEAAAAGIQLEGRDSGRYSKAEISVGQVWGAVLGMNPMSVTADFYEIGGDSIIAIEIVNTLNTIMGLSLQVPVLFEHSNIERLAAYIEGQAGTDKDTRGNSAIPRIAAAEHYEVSSSQKRIYILNQLNARSTSYNIPLFVMMEGPLDEGRLEHSFEALIQRHEVLRTSFSFVNKELVQAVDDHVHLAVEKYHADDETDLDQITSQFIRPFDLSKAPLIRAGLVEIRKNKHLLMLDVQHIIADGSSIPLLQKEIIHLYEHNPLPELNIQFKDFAKWQNDLFKTDYMNKQKKYWLDVFSGELPILNLPVDYPRDSGQGDQGERLTCNAGRELTQRLNEYSSKEKTTLFMTLLAAFNVLLFKHTGQEDIIVGSPIAGRKHKELEQMIGMFVNTLALRNRPSAHMVFKEFLAGVKENALQAYEHQDYPFEELVDHLNMDRNLSGTALFNVMFVLQVMDNPAFEVNGMHYAPYPYHNKTAKFDLALQVFPGLDELKFEFTYAAKLFKRSTIESFARRFLRVLEQVVALEHVLIGDIDVLDREELRDIRRYGQAGLPAAYNTKTIVEMFEAQAARIPDHLAVSGFDRSLTYRELNEQANQLARVLIRNGACKDRVVGIIAERSTNFAVGIMGVLKSGAAYLPIEPAYPPERKRFMLEDSGACMVLTDTAHRRSLQHGIREICLEEVAGNSGEQGNLEATASADSLAYVIYTSGSTGKPKGVMIEHRSVTNLAEALDEKIYSLHGPNLNVALLAPFVFDASVKQIFSAFLLGHHLNIVPGDVRQDVIQLAEYYKQNKIDISDGTPAYLRLLAETSLCARIGVAHFIIGGEALSIAEVKRFYTSFANHKPPYITNVYGPTECCVDATAFTIKPEETGQIQEMPIGAPIKNCSVYILDEQKRMVPRGVLGELYIGGHGVARGYCNNKALTSSRFVEDIYHPGMYMYKTGDMGKWTEDGLIHFAGRADHQVKIRGFRIELDEIRHRLLSCDGVQAAVVLVQKDQRQEPYLCAYVVCRDEQVLPGLRGYLGEYLPDYMIPRVIMPVDQIPMTANGKADTSQLPDPQEMRDHSLGYGAPRNRTEEILCTVWSEVLELRRIGIHDNFFAAGGDSIKAIQAAARMEKYNLRLEVKHLFQYQTIGEVSKKVQDRAGHAGYGAVTGEAGLVPIQSWMVEHCRDTLQHRNLSFVLYREAGFGEDNIRKVFTEIIRHHDALRMVFREQNRQMLQHNRGLDGELFDFYLIDLADSPSFSEEAQAAVNQVQASMDLEKGPLVKLALIRAGYGEHLLIVIHQMIIDHLSWRIILEDFNTAYTQLLNHEDIGLPPKTAPFLQWSNHLHEYADSIELLREQPYWDQVESIKAEPLPTDYKADEARVRDNLTLYQAFDCTETEQVMSSIRSNPHFTTESIMLTALALTIRAWTGNAAVVVNLGNHGRDMDSKDIDTYRTVGRFSILYPVALQLPESRNIDLCLEYVKEYLSGIPKQGGGYGVLKYLSSHQEGIRFRLNPELSFNYMGQFDAEFNTSTFRISPLSGGEDRSGEEIWSYKLKFISFIRMNQLNIGIEYNQQQYARETVNALLQQYMEYLKKAAEISEAIQV, via the coding sequence GTGGATGATACCTCCATCATCAAGAAGTATATCCTGGAGCAGATCAAAGCTCAGAGCATGGACAGCGAGATGGCCCTGAGGATGCTGAAGGAGCTAACCCACAAAGAAAAGAAGGACAGCAATGAAATTGCGATTATCGGAATTTCCTGCAAATTCTCCAATGCCGGTAACACACGGGAGTATTGGAGCAATATTGTGAATTCGGTAGGCTGCATCAGAGATTTGCCTCAGGTCAGAAAAACCGATTTGGACCCGTTGATGAACTATGCAGAAATGGACGCCTATTTCCAAGCCGGGTTCATAGAGGAGATCGATAAGTTTGATGCCGCGTTTTTTAGAATCTCGCCGCGGGAAGCGATGCTTATGGACCCGAAGCAGCGGTTGTTCCTGGAGACTGTCTATCATGCCATTGAGGATTCGGGATATGCCGGCCGGAAAATATACGGGTCTGATACAGGGATGTATGTAGGCCATGACCACAGCGGCGATTTGAAAATATCCTATGCATCCTTGATCAAGGATTCGGATATGATTGCGATGACAGGCACCTACCCTGGAATTCTTGCGAGCAGAACCTCTTATATTTTCAATCTCAAAGGTCCCTGCCTTGTCGTAGATACGGCCTGCTCCTCAGGATTGGTTTCTGTACATCTTGCCTGCAACGCCCTGAAGAATGAAGAGTGCAGCATGGCCATTGCCGGCGGGGTGAACCTGTTTCTCCTGCCGCAGCAAACGGGGATGATGAGTGAAATTGAAGCAGGCAACGGCCAAATAAGCATTTTTGATAAAAATGCAAAAGGCACAATGTGGGGAGAAGGCATCTCTGCACTCGTATTAAAGCCCCTGAACCGGGCCATTGAGGACGGTGATCACATATACGCTGTAATTAAAGGGAGTGCCATCAACAATGACGGGGCTTCCAATGGAATTACCGCTCCGAGTGCGGAGGCCCAGGGGGAGCTGATTGTCAGAGCCTGGGAGAATGCCAAAATCGACCCGGAAACCATCGCATATATCGAAACCCACGGCACCGGAACGATTCTGGGCGACCCCATCGAGATTAAAGGGATAGCCAATGCTTTTAAAAAATATACCGCCAGAAAGCAGTTTTGCGGCATTGGTTCAGTGAAACCCAATATTGGACATACAGTGGCGGCTTCAGGAATAGCATCACTGATAAAAACAGTCATGGCGATAAAGGAGGGGATAATTCCCCCCAGCATAAATTTCCGTGAGCCCAACCCGCTGATTAATTTCAGCAATTCTCCTGTGTATGTCAGTGACCGGGCAAGAGCCTGGGAGAGCGGGGCTGAGCCCAAAAGAGCAGGCGTAAGCTCATTTGGATTCAGCGGGACCAATTGCCACATTGTGCTGGAAGAAGCGCCGGCCAGGGCGGTGAATGCCGAGTCCCCACATCCTGTAGAGATATTGACACTGTCTGCCAAGAATAAAAAATCACTTCAGGAGTTAATAGCAAACTATGTGCAGTTTCTGAATGAGGATGGCGAATTCGATTTGCCCGGCCTTTGCTACACAGCCAATACCGGCAGAAAGCACTGTGAGTATAGAGTATGCCTGAAGATTAAGGACAAGGCAGAGCTGATAAGGGAAATGAACAAGCTGAACGATAACCCGATCCATCTCCCGAACCTGAAAAAACTGTCACACGCTGAAGACCGTGAATTGAAAAACAGTGCCCGCCAAAAAGTAGAGGCTTACAACAAAAGCGGCAGAACAGAGACGGACATATTAAATGAAATCTGCAGCCTGTATGAAAAAGGGGGAGAGGTCGACTGGGAGAGCTTATATGAAGGGGAAAAGAGGGGAAAAATCAGTATCCCGGTCTACCCGTTCCTGAAGGAAAGACACTGGGTGAATGCACCAAGAAGAAAAACGGCAGAACCAGACGAAGAGGAACAGGAAGGCCTATGGCAAAATAGCCTAGAGGCTGCAGCTGCAGGGATTCAGCTTGAAGGCAGAGACAGCGGCAGATATTCGAAAGCGGAAATCAGTGTCGGGCAGGTTTGGGGAGCCGTCCTGGGAATGAACCCGATGTCTGTAACGGCAGACTTCTATGAAATCGGCGGTGATTCAATTATTGCCATCGAAATTGTGAACACCCTAAATACAATTATGGGCCTTAGCCTGCAGGTGCCGGTTTTATTTGAGCATTCAAATATCGAAAGGCTGGCTGCTTATATTGAAGGCCAGGCCGGCACGGATAAGGATACACGCGGGAATTCAGCCATACCCCGCATTGCAGCGGCGGAGCACTACGAAGTGTCTTCTTCGCAGAAGAGGATTTATATTCTCAACCAGTTAAACGCCCGGAGCACATCCTATAATATTCCGCTCTTTGTAATGATGGAAGGCCCACTGGATGAAGGACGTCTTGAACATTCATTCGAAGCGCTTATTCAAAGACATGAGGTTCTGAGAACATCCTTTAGCTTTGTGAATAAGGAGCTTGTGCAGGCGGTTGATGATCATGTTCATTTGGCTGTTGAGAAATACCATGCAGACGATGAAACAGACCTGGATCAAATCACCAGTCAGTTTATCCGGCCGTTTGACCTGAGTAAAGCTCCGCTGATACGGGCAGGACTGGTCGAGATCCGCAAGAACAAGCATCTTTTGATGCTTGATGTACAGCACATCATCGCTGACGGCTCTTCCATCCCGCTGCTGCAGAAAGAAATTATCCATTTGTATGAGCATAATCCGCTGCCTGAGCTGAATATCCAGTTTAAGGATTTTGCGAAATGGCAGAATGATCTATTTAAGACAGACTACATGAATAAACAGAAGAAATATTGGCTGGATGTCTTTTCCGGTGAGCTGCCAATTCTCAATTTGCCGGTTGATTATCCGCGGGACAGCGGGCAAGGGGATCAGGGAGAGCGGTTAACTTGTAATGCCGGCAGAGAGCTGACGCAACGGTTAAATGAATATAGCTCCAAAGAAAAGACCACCTTGTTCATGACCTTGCTGGCTGCCTTCAACGTGCTTCTGTTCAAGCATACGGGACAAGAGGATATCATTGTGGGTTCCCCCATTGCCGGCCGGAAGCACAAGGAACTGGAACAGATGATAGGGATGTTCGTCAATACGCTTGCGCTCAGGAACCGTCCTTCGGCTCATATGGTGTTTAAGGAGTTTCTTGCCGGGGTCAAGGAGAATGCGCTGCAGGCATACGAGCATCAGGACTACCCTTTTGAAGAGCTGGTGGATCACTTGAATATGGACAGAAATCTAAGCGGAACCGCCCTGTTCAATGTCATGTTTGTTCTTCAAGTCATGGACAATCCGGCCTTTGAAGTCAACGGCATGCACTATGCTCCTTATCCTTATCACAATAAAACAGCAAAATTTGATCTTGCGCTGCAGGTATTTCCGGGCCTAGATGAGCTCAAATTTGAATTCACTTACGCTGCCAAGCTATTCAAGCGAAGCACCATCGAAAGCTTCGCCAGACGTTTCCTTCGGGTACTCGAACAAGTTGTTGCCTTGGAGCATGTCCTTATTGGAGACATTGATGTGCTGGATAGGGAGGAGCTGCGGGACATAAGGCGTTATGGTCAGGCGGGGCTGCCGGCCGCGTATAACACCAAGACGATCGTCGAAATGTTTGAGGCGCAGGCCGCACGAATTCCGGACCATTTGGCAGTCTCCGGTTTCGACCGTTCCTTAACGTACCGTGAATTGAATGAACAGGCCAATCAGCTGGCCAGAGTCCTTATCCGAAATGGTGCCTGCAAAGACAGGGTGGTGGGCATCATCGCTGAACGCAGTACAAATTTTGCGGTTGGGATTATGGGCGTATTGAAATCGGGCGCAGCCTACTTGCCCATTGAGCCTGCTTATCCCCCGGAAAGAAAACGATTTATGCTGGAAGACAGCGGGGCTTGTATGGTCCTTACCGACACGGCTCATCGGAGGAGTCTACAGCATGGAATCAGGGAAATTTGCCTTGAGGAGGTCGCGGGCAATTCCGGGGAGCAGGGAAATCTTGAGGCTACAGCATCGGCGGATAGCCTGGCTTATGTCATCTACACTTCGGGCTCGACCGGAAAGCCTAAGGGAGTAATGATTGAGCACAGAAGCGTAACAAATCTTGCAGAAGCACTCGATGAGAAGATTTACAGCCTGCATGGCCCGAACCTGAACGTGGCATTGCTCGCACCATTTGTATTTGATGCATCCGTGAAGCAGATATTCTCTGCATTTCTGCTGGGACATCATTTGAACATTGTGCCTGGAGATGTGCGCCAGGATGTAATTCAGCTGGCTGAGTATTACAAGCAGAATAAGATCGATATTTCGGACGGGACCCCGGCGTATCTCCGTTTGCTGGCAGAAACGTCCCTGTGTGCCCGGATCGGTGTTGCGCATTTCATTATCGGCGGAGAGGCGCTTTCCATTGCAGAGGTTAAGCGGTTCTATACCAGTTTTGCCAATCATAAGCCGCCTTATATAACAAATGTTTACGGGCCTACGGAATGTTGTGTGGACGCTACCGCCTTCACCATTAAGCCGGAGGAGACCGGGCAGATTCAGGAAATGCCGATTGGGGCGCCTATAAAAAACTGTTCGGTATATATTCTTGATGAGCAAAAGCGAATGGTACCCCGGGGCGTCCTTGGTGAGCTTTACATCGGCGGACATGGCGTCGCAAGAGGATACTGCAATAATAAAGCATTAACGAGCAGCCGGTTTGTTGAGGATATTTATCATCCGGGAATGTATATGTACAAAACCGGAGATATGGGGAAATGGACGGAGGACGGTCTGATTCATTTTGCAGGAAGAGCTGATCATCAAGTGAAAATTAGAGGCTTCCGCATTGAACTGGATGAGATCAGGCATAGGCTGCTGTCCTGTGATGGAGTGCAGGCGGCTGTCGTTCTGGTTCAAAAGGATCAGCGCCAAGAACCTTATCTTTGTGCATATGTTGTGTGCAGGGATGAGCAGGTCCTTCCCGGCCTTAGAGGATATCTGGGGGAATACCTGCCTGATTATATGATTCCTCGGGTAATTATGCCCGTAGACCAGATTCCTATGACCGCCAACGGCAAGGCCGATACGTCACAGCTGCCGGACCCGCAGGAGATGAGAGATCACTCTCTGGGATACGGCGCCCCCAGAAATCGTACCGAAGAGATATTATGTACGGTCTGGTCCGAGGTGCTTGAACTCCGGCGGATAGGAATCCATGATAATTTTTTTGCGGCAGGCGGAGATTCCATTAAGGCAATCCAGGCGGCAGCAAGGATGGAAAAGTACAATTTAAGGCTGGAGGTGAAGCATCTCTTCCAGTACCAGACCATCGGGGAGGTCTCCAAAAAGGTACAGGATCGGGCGGGGCATGCCGGGTACGGGGCAGTGACCGGAGAAGCGGGTCTTGTGCCTATCCAAAGCTGGATGGTTGAACACTGCCGGGACACCTTGCAGCATAGAAATCTGTCTTTTGTGCTCTATAGGGAGGCTGGCTTTGGCGAAGACAATATCCGGAAGGTCTTTACTGAGATTATTAGGCATCATGACGCCCTCCGGATGGTATTCAGAGAACAAAACCGGCAAATGCTGCAGCATAACCGGGGGCTGGACGGGGAGCTGTTTGATTTCTATCTGATAGATCTGGCGGATTCCCCCTCCTTCAGCGAGGAGGCACAGGCTGCCGTGAATCAGGTACAGGCCAGTATGGATCTCGAAAAGGGTCCGCTGGTCAAGCTGGCCTTGATTAGAGCCGGATACGGCGAGCATCTGTTAATCGTCATCCATCAGATGATTATCGACCACCTGTCGTGGAGAATTATTCTGGAGGACTTCAACACAGCCTACACACAATTATTGAATCATGAGGATATCGGACTGCCTCCCAAGACAGCACCATTTCTGCAGTGGTCCAATCATCTGCATGAATATGCGGACAGCATAGAGCTGCTCCGCGAGCAGCCGTATTGGGACCAGGTAGAGAGCATAAAAGCTGAACCGCTGCCTACCGACTATAAGGCGGACGAAGCCAGAGTGAGAGATAATTTAACCCTGTATCAAGCATTCGATTGCACGGAGACGGAGCAAGTCATGTCATCCATCCGAAGCAACCCGCACTTCACAACGGAAAGCATCATGTTGACGGCGCTGGCATTAACGATCCGGGCGTGGACGGGGAACGCAGCGGTTGTGGTGAACTTAGGCAATCATGGCCGTGATATGGATAGTAAGGACATTGATACTTACAGGACAGTAGGCAGATTCTCAATCCTTTATCCTGTGGCCTTGCAACTTCCGGAGAGCAGGAATATCGATTTATGCCTGGAGTATGTCAAGGAGTACCTGAGCGGCATCCCCAAGCAAGGAGGAGGGTACGGGGTCTTGAAATATTTGAGCAGCCATCAGGAAGGAATACGCTTCCGCTTGAACCCCGAGCTGTCATTTAACTATATGGGGCAATTTGACGCCGAGTTCAATACAAGCACCTTCAGAATATCCCCTTTATCAGGGGGTGAGGATAGAAGCGGCGAAGAGATCTGGAGCTATAAATTGAAGTTCATCAGCTTTATAAGAATGAACCAGCTGAACATTGGCATCGAATATAATCAACAGCAATATGCCCGGGAAACGGTGAATGCTCTGCTGCAGCAATACATGGAATACCTAAAAAAAGCAGCAGAAATCTCGGAAGCGATTCAAGTATAA
- a CDS encoding phytoene desaturase family protein, protein MDNHTTIIIGAGIAGMAAGCYLQMNGYDTMIMEAGALPGGLCTGWKRKGYYFDGCISWLVGSGPNNTFHKFWSELNVIQNMEFVNDEEFAVVNFKDGTKFTLYADVDKLEQELLRVAPEDAALIKILTDAIKVISSVDLRIDKAPELFDLSDFQAFKAKAGEYMEVMKKWGSVTIEEFALQFKSEFVRTNYRKIFWFNVDTAVAYFMATMGWVNAKASGYPVDSSMQLSRIIEQRYMGLGGKIHYQSKVSRILTAEDKVTGVELDNGRIYHADLVISAADGYSTIFEMLEGKYADDDLKYCYENFSTKAAQIYVGLGISRTFDDMPHYMSLELEQPLRANGDSKADNLFVKIFNKHPGFAPKGKTSVVVYAKTSNGYWENLKETDPRQYDEQKKAVADEIIDLLEARLGKIRENIEVVDVSTPHTIKRYTNNRNGSWMGWEKQMDNIMQEKKLKRSLPGLANFYMIGHWTQVGGGLPSVVLQARNLVQVLCKENGQVFSTTIGESSPGVSSRG, encoded by the coding sequence ATGGACAATCATACAACCATTATTATTGGCGCGGGTATCGCAGGAATGGCAGCCGGATGTTATTTGCAGATGAACGGGTATGACACCATGATTATGGAAGCAGGGGCTTTGCCTGGAGGCCTCTGCACCGGATGGAAGCGGAAAGGTTATTATTTTGACGGATGCATAAGCTGGCTGGTCGGTTCCGGCCCGAACAATACCTTTCACAAGTTCTGGAGTGAATTGAATGTGATCCAGAACATGGAGTTTGTTAATGATGAGGAATTCGCCGTAGTTAATTTCAAAGACGGAACGAAATTCACGCTGTATGCCGATGTGGACAAGCTGGAACAGGAGTTGCTTAGAGTTGCCCCCGAGGATGCAGCGCTGATAAAGATTCTGACGGATGCAATCAAAGTGATCTCGAGCGTAGATTTGAGAATCGATAAAGCGCCTGAGCTGTTTGATCTTTCCGACTTTCAGGCATTCAAGGCCAAAGCCGGTGAATACATGGAAGTGATGAAGAAATGGGGCAGTGTGACTATTGAAGAATTTGCCCTGCAATTTAAGAGCGAATTTGTGAGAACGAATTACCGGAAGATTTTCTGGTTCAATGTCGATACGGCCGTTGCTTATTTCATGGCTACTATGGGCTGGGTCAATGCCAAGGCATCGGGTTACCCGGTGGACAGTTCTATGCAGCTCTCAAGGATCATTGAGCAGAGATATATGGGGCTTGGGGGAAAGATCCACTATCAATCCAAGGTCTCGCGGATTTTGACTGCAGAAGATAAAGTGACAGGCGTCGAGTTGGATAATGGAAGAATCTATCACGCAGATCTGGTGATTTCGGCCGCCGATGGCTACAGCACCATTTTTGAAATGCTGGAGGGGAAATATGCAGATGATGATCTGAAATATTGCTATGAGAACTTCAGCACCAAGGCCGCACAAATATATGTGGGGCTGGGAATATCCCGGACATTTGATGATATGCCCCATTATATGAGCCTGGAGCTGGAGCAGCCGCTGCGTGCAAATGGGGATTCCAAGGCTGATAATCTGTTCGTGAAAATATTCAATAAACACCCTGGCTTCGCTCCAAAAGGCAAAACCAGCGTTGTGGTTTATGCAAAGACTTCGAATGGATACTGGGAGAATCTGAAAGAAACCGATCCCCGCCAATACGATGAGCAAAAGAAAGCAGTGGCCGATGAGATCATTGACCTGCTGGAAGCTCGGCTCGGAAAGATCAGAGAGAATATTGAGGTGGTGGATGTTTCTACGCCTCATACGATCAAGAGATATACGAATAACCGGAACGGCAGCTGGATGGGGTGGGAAAAGCAGATGGATAACATTATGCAGGAGAAAAAACTGAAGCGTTCTCTGCCCGGACTGGCGAACTTCTATATGATCGGGCATTGGACTCAGGTAGGCGGAGGATTGCCGAGTGTAGTGCTGCAGGCGCGGAATTTGGTACAGGTTCTCTGTAAAGAAAATGGACAGGTTTTTTCCACAACGATTGGAGAGTCTTCGCCCGGGGTGAGCAGCCGTGGATGA